The following coding sequences are from one Paenibacillus sp. JDR-2 window:
- a CDS encoding ECF transporter S component, with the protein MQEQGIEKTGSRFGKRTLISAILIVIVIPATILLGVFALDDRKYYFISLLIILYTMLPFVMVFERRKPQARELIVIAVLSAIAVAGRAAFFMLPQFKPVVAIVIIAGVSFGPEAGFLVGATSGFVSNFFFGQGPWTPWQMFCFGIIGFIAGLLFRKGWLRINKLSLCLFGGLATFVIYGGIINIGSMLMFTPSISREALIATYASGFWFDLIHAAATVIFLFILAKPMLEKLERIKVKYGLYE; encoded by the coding sequence ATGCAGGAACAAGGGATAGAAAAGACAGGAAGCCGGTTCGGCAAGCGAACGCTAATATCCGCAATTCTCATTGTTATTGTGATCCCGGCAACCATTCTGCTTGGAGTGTTTGCCCTGGATGACCGAAAGTATTATTTTATCAGCCTGCTGATTATTCTTTATACGATGCTTCCGTTTGTTATGGTGTTCGAGCGAAGAAAGCCGCAAGCCCGGGAGCTGATCGTTATTGCCGTGTTGTCTGCCATTGCCGTAGCGGGCAGAGCAGCGTTTTTTATGCTCCCCCAATTTAAGCCGGTAGTGGCCATTGTCATTATTGCGGGAGTGAGCTTTGGTCCGGAGGCAGGGTTTCTGGTCGGGGCGACGTCAGGCTTCGTCTCGAACTTCTTCTTCGGGCAAGGGCCGTGGACCCCCTGGCAGATGTTTTGCTTCGGCATCATTGGTTTCATTGCAGGCCTCCTGTTCAGGAAGGGCTGGCTTAGAATAAATAAGCTTTCGTTATGTTTATTTGGCGGACTAGCGACTTTCGTCATATACGGAGGAATCATTAATATCGGCTCGATGCTGATGTTTACGCCTTCTATTTCTCGTGAAGCTTTGATCGCAACCTATGCATCAGGATTCTGGTTTGATCTCATCCATGCCGCGGCGACCGTTATTTTTCTATTTATACTAGCGAAGCCGATGCTGGAAAAGCTCGAGAGGATAAAGGTGAAGTATGGCTTATATGAGTGA
- a CDS encoding cold-inducible protein YdjO-related protein — protein MATSEDITKPKLIPTKILKCKNPDCKAWIRDEMAAEEQLCPMCKGPMGRSMKHLPALQKKAKPKPRKPKSEFDF, from the coding sequence GTGGCTACAAGCGAAGACATCACGAAACCAAAACTAATACCGACCAAAATCTTGAAATGCAAAAATCCAGATTGTAAAGCATGGATTCGGGATGAAATGGCTGCCGAAGAACAATTGTGTCCAATGTGCAAAGGACCGATGGGACGAAGCATGAAGCACTTGCCGGCTCTTCAGAAAAAAGCAAAGCCAAAGCCGCGCAAGCCAAAGTCGGAATTTGACTTTTAG
- a CDS encoding YceI family protein, with protein sequence MANSKWAVDFTHSSVDFTIKHMMIAKVKGTFHKFEAEIDADPEDLTTAAISFTVDLSSIDTRNADRDNHLRTGDFFDIAQFPELTFKSTNIVKNGDDEYEVTGDVSLHGVTRSETFSVTFEGAGKDPWGNEKAGFSGKGSIKRSDYGLTYNAALETGGVLIGDEVKISIEIEVGKQA encoded by the coding sequence ATGGCAAATTCGAAATGGGCAGTAGACTTCACGCACAGCAGTGTGGATTTCACCATTAAGCACATGATGATCGCAAAGGTTAAAGGCACCTTCCACAAATTTGAGGCTGAGATCGATGCCGATCCTGAAGATCTGACGACAGCGGCTATCAGCTTCACCGTCGATCTGAGCAGCATTGATACACGCAACGCGGATCGTGATAATCATTTGCGTACCGGCGACTTTTTCGATATTGCCCAGTTCCCGGAATTGACTTTCAAATCAACCAATATCGTGAAGAACGGTGACGATGAATATGAGGTGACAGGTGATGTCAGCCTTCATGGCGTCACTCGTTCGGAAACCTTCTCCGTTACCTTTGAAGGAGCAGGCAAAGATCCATGGGGCAATGAGAAGGCCGGCTTCAGCGGCAAAGGTTCCATTAAACGCAGCGATTATGGATTGACCTATAATGCGGCACTGGAAACAGGCGGCGTATTGATTGGCGACGAAGTGAAAATCTCGATTGAGATTGAAGTGGGAAAACAAGCGTAA
- a CDS encoding LysE family translocator, with amino-acid sequence MSMWSGVLVGLSIAAPVGPIGVLCMKRTINQGRWYGVLSGLGAASADAVYGLIAAIGFTALTNVLVDQRIWIQLIGGLFLCYLGYQSVRALPNSGKELQLNNGLARAYLTTFLLTLTNPMTILSFAAIFAGIQHSAEATAGDSLLLVLGIFLGSMLWWLLLAGLVGVIRTALNAMAMRWINVLSGIVLLVFGVWSLVSAIRLGG; translated from the coding sequence ATGAGTATGTGGAGCGGGGTTCTTGTGGGGTTGTCGATTGCAGCCCCGGTTGGGCCGATTGGCGTGTTATGTATGAAAAGAACGATCAACCAAGGCCGATGGTATGGCGTCTTATCCGGGCTTGGAGCGGCTTCTGCCGATGCCGTATACGGGCTTATTGCCGCGATTGGGTTTACGGCATTAACGAATGTACTGGTTGACCAGCGAATATGGATCCAATTAATTGGAGGATTGTTTCTATGTTACCTAGGTTATCAATCGGTCCGGGCATTGCCGAATAGCGGGAAAGAGCTTCAATTAAATAACGGACTGGCGAGAGCTTATTTGACAACATTCCTTCTGACTCTTACAAATCCAATGACGATCTTATCGTTTGCGGCTATTTTTGCGGGTATACAGCACTCTGCGGAAGCAACAGCAGGGGATTCGCTCCTGCTTGTGCTAGGAATCTTCCTTGGCTCCATGTTGTGGTGGCTTCTGCTCGCTGGTTTGGTAGGGGTAATCCGAACGGCTCTGAATGCAATGGCCATGCGATGGATTAACGTATTATCAGGTATCGTATTGCTTGTTTTCGGAGTATGGTCGTTGGTATCGGCAATCCGTTTGGGAGGATAG
- a CDS encoding energy-coupling factor transporter transmembrane component T, giving the protein MNRSGFAGYHPLINFIYFTAVLLFGMFFMHPVMQGIALVSASVYSILLRGKGAVRFQLIFILPLLLFTAFINPAFNHAGVTILFYLKSGNPVTLESILYGISSACMFVTVLIWFSCYNAVMTSDKFIYLFGKLIPAMSLILSMVLRFVPRYKEQIKRISYAQRSIGKDVSQGNIIQRANNGLKILSIMTTWALENAIETADSMKSRGYGLTGRTSYSLYRFDNRDKGIMAVMLSLIVMILIGEASGLNSMRFFPSIKTAAITPFSFLIYAAYLGFCMLPVIQHTMEAIKWRSITSKM; this is encoded by the coding sequence ATGAACCGGAGCGGATTTGCCGGCTATCATCCATTAATAAACTTTATTTATTTTACGGCTGTATTGCTCTTTGGCATGTTCTTCATGCATCCCGTAATGCAAGGCATCGCGCTGGTTAGTGCCTCTGTTTATTCCATTCTGCTGAGAGGCAAGGGAGCGGTGCGGTTCCAGCTGATTTTTATACTTCCGTTGCTGCTCTTTACCGCATTTATAAACCCGGCTTTTAATCATGCGGGCGTTACGATCCTTTTTTATTTAAAAAGCGGTAACCCGGTTACGCTCGAATCCATTCTGTACGGGATTTCATCCGCATGCATGTTTGTGACCGTCTTAATCTGGTTCTCCTGCTACAACGCGGTTATGACCTCGGATAAATTTATCTACTTATTCGGCAAGCTGATCCCGGCAATGTCCCTTATCTTATCAATGGTGTTGAGATTTGTGCCAAGATATAAGGAACAGATCAAGCGGATTTCTTATGCCCAGAGAAGTATAGGTAAAGACGTATCGCAAGGGAACATCATACAGAGAGCCAATAACGGACTGAAAATCTTATCGATTATGACGACCTGGGCGCTGGAAAATGCAATTGAGACGGCTGATTCGATGAAATCGAGGGGATACGGGCTGACTGGCCGTACGAGCTATTCGCTTTACAGGTTTGATAACCGGGATAAAGGAATTATGGCCGTTATGCTCAGCCTGATTGTCATGATCTTGATTGGCGAAGCGAGCGGGTTGAATTCGATGAGATTTTTTCCCTCTATTAAAACAGCGGCTATTACGCCGTTTAGCTTTCTGATCTATGCGGCTTATTTGGGCTTTTGCATGCTGCCGGTTATTCAACATACGATGGAGGCAATCAAGTGGAGATCTATCACATCCAAAATGTAA
- a CDS encoding GNAT family N-acetyltransferase, with protein MFPKGTFPINPEQLYEVSLTRRVPTVIEYNGEPAGYSNLYDVEEGNSGWLGNVIIGTQFRRIGAARFLIQTMLNRAKEELGLIELNLICHSPNTKALLMYNQFGFKPYDLKVLKNEEDIDIAGILMRITL; from the coding sequence ATGTTTCCGAAAGGAACGTTTCCGATCAATCCGGAGCAGCTATATGAGGTGTCGTTAACCAGGAGAGTGCCTACGGTAATTGAATATAACGGTGAGCCGGCCGGGTACTCCAATCTATACGATGTGGAAGAAGGCAACAGTGGATGGCTGGGCAATGTGATCATCGGCACGCAATTCCGCCGTATTGGTGCGGCCAGGTTTTTAATCCAAACGATGCTGAATCGGGCTAAAGAAGAGCTTGGACTAATTGAATTGAACCTGATTTGCCATAGCCCTAATACAAAAGCTTTACTTATGTATAATCAATTCGGGTTTAAACCATACGACTTAAAAGTGTTAAAGAATGAGGAAGACATCGATATTGCAGGAATTCTTATGAGGATTACCCTGTAA
- a CDS encoding S-layer homology domain-containing protein, which translates to MKKNKWLVWLLVIAVTLSVAATPARVSYADPAVTPEGYVTLDVEKFTLGQGYIKEPVKVPFYEGDNGAALVDRLLGEENYKHSGSIDSAFYLSKVKDNDSSPVQLPSYLTKMMEENNAAFGGKVDENWLGEFDYTFMSGWMYAVNNAFPPVGFSNYEPQNGDVIRVQFTVFGYGTDLGSEWGDIRLANKDDLTEAVAEINSSPDKQELLNDEKIGPAYEHAYATLENIESTQEEVNSALTELAGAQDKTSPSITVNGFVNNQIVTEQQLPFSVSVTDNVPQTIDPEVKLNGNLLQPSGGQYTAGLVSGLNTIVIKAADGAGNQATQTYTVTYKASAAGTINQYVDRNLAYLLSTVSNPVFGTLNGEWSVLTLARGNYQVPDGYYDTYYNKVVAAVQDKQNVLDPNKYTEHSRVILALTSIGKDVTNVGGFNQLEKLADFNKVIAQGINGPTFALLALDSHNYDIPAVAAVAVQSTRANLIQYMVDMEIKKGTENAGGWGFGSFVDVDLTAMALQALAPYYNSNPDVKSAADRAVAWLSKSQSSVDGGYSSSESIAQVIVALSALGIDSNSDPRFVKNGHSLIDAFLLYALPDGGFRHTKTGGVNGLATDQGTYALVAYDRFLKQKKSLYDMTDVTLSTEQPANPGDLILPAGNTPQVAVPDDSEVYRIPVTAADSGRQIGITIPGGKTSDVKLSLPLNTALPRIEAVKGNNSILIPQGTQVTSGDSAGIQLLTTLNAADSALQNQMKNIVASGKKLDDVAVAFSMGGSARVQFNQFVTLTLKGMGGKSAAYIEGGVATSVAKFASDALGLASGKNEYAYDNGSDLIIKTNHFTDYVAFAESTIVVDGGGSNPPPTVTKYVTLSVDKLTINKGYTVASTKIELRSGDTAWSVLKRILDSKGLTYEYVFTSKYNSVYVQSIAGDGEFDHGSGSGWMYNVNGVYPNYGASLYELKDGDKLQWRYTTDLGIDLGVNPDDWETPGENGNNNGDDDGNTDLGTGGTGGTGGSEGTGIPPATSGLEKLYSDASKISSWAKQAIEQASEKGFVQGSGGKFHPQDSVTRAEFAKMLVSILALPTTAPSAGFTDITTKDWFAPYVNAVAQAGYMNGYQQHFNPNASITREEMAVTIVRALGIKAAQPQTAIKDLQGASVWAQSDIATIVEAGLMTGSSGKFDPHTEVTREMAAVVAMRSYDYKQAGNSGSSPVDAKQLEVQGHIKTTAAFLQKTVTDPVIASVGGEWTVLGLARSGMPVPDSYFAKYYSNVEQAVKEKEGKLHSVKYTEYDRVILALTAIGRDIHNVAGYDLTKPLADYETVIKQGINGPIFALIALDSKGYSIPADPSVKTQTTKELLIDFILNREIAGGGWALGEKPTEADPDITAMVLQALAPYYNANPTVKAAVERSITWLSKAQQADGGYASGGAVNSESSAQVVVALTALGIDPQTDSRFVKNGRNVLDALLGYSASGGGFYHVKSGGTGNGGAQPGEVDLMATDQAFYALVAYDRFKSGNTRLYDMTDVK; encoded by the coding sequence ATGAAAAAGAATAAATGGTTAGTATGGCTGCTTGTTATAGCGGTAACGTTATCCGTTGCGGCTACGCCGGCCCGCGTGTCTTACGCCGACCCGGCAGTCACGCCGGAAGGATACGTCACGCTGGATGTGGAGAAATTTACGCTTGGCCAGGGCTATATTAAAGAGCCCGTAAAAGTACCTTTTTATGAAGGGGACAATGGGGCGGCTTTGGTCGACCGTCTCCTTGGGGAAGAGAACTACAAGCATTCGGGATCGATCGATAGCGCTTTTTACTTATCCAAAGTAAAAGATAACGATTCCAGTCCGGTTCAGCTTCCATCCTATCTTACAAAGATGATGGAAGAAAACAATGCTGCGTTTGGCGGCAAAGTGGATGAGAATTGGCTTGGAGAATTCGATTATACCTTTATGTCCGGTTGGATGTATGCGGTGAATAATGCCTTCCCTCCCGTTGGCTTCTCGAATTATGAACCGCAAAACGGCGATGTCATCCGTGTCCAATTTACCGTTTTCGGGTATGGAACTGACCTTGGCAGCGAGTGGGGAGATATCCGACTTGCGAACAAGGATGATTTAACGGAAGCGGTTGCCGAAATCAATAGCTCACCTGACAAACAGGAATTACTGAATGATGAGAAGATTGGACCTGCGTACGAACATGCATACGCAACATTGGAAAATATTGAAAGCACGCAAGAGGAAGTTAATTCGGCTTTGACAGAGCTGGCAGGAGCTCAGGATAAGACCTCTCCTTCCATAACGGTTAACGGATTCGTTAACAATCAGATCGTAACGGAACAACAGCTTCCGTTCTCGGTATCGGTTACGGATAATGTTCCGCAAACAATTGACCCTGAAGTTAAGCTGAACGGGAACCTGCTGCAACCATCCGGCGGACAATATACAGCTGGTCTTGTATCTGGCTTGAATACGATTGTTATCAAAGCAGCGGACGGTGCAGGCAACCAGGCAACGCAGACTTATACGGTTACATATAAGGCAAGTGCTGCAGGTACAATCAACCAATACGTTGACCGCAATCTGGCTTATCTATTATCAACGGTAAGCAATCCCGTCTTCGGAACGTTAAACGGCGAATGGTCGGTCCTAACCTTGGCACGCGGCAACTACCAAGTACCGGACGGCTACTATGACACTTATTACAACAAGGTCGTAGCGGCTGTTCAAGATAAACAAAACGTTCTAGATCCAAATAAATATACCGAGCACTCCAGAGTTATCCTGGCGCTGACGTCGATTGGCAAAGATGTAACGAATGTCGGTGGATTTAATCAGCTCGAGAAGTTGGCAGATTTCAATAAAGTTATTGCTCAAGGGATTAATGGGCCAACCTTTGCCTTACTTGCACTGGACAGCCACAATTACGATATTCCTGCCGTAGCAGCCGTAGCGGTTCAGTCTACAAGAGCCAATCTTATTCAATACATGGTTGATATGGAAATTAAGAAAGGTACCGAAAATGCAGGCGGATGGGGCTTTGGCAGCTTTGTTGATGTGGATCTGACGGCTATGGCGCTTCAAGCTTTGGCACCTTATTACAACAGCAATCCTGATGTCAAATCAGCTGCCGACCGTGCAGTCGCATGGTTGTCCAAGTCGCAAAGCAGCGTTGACGGCGGTTATTCTTCGAGCGAGAGCATCGCGCAGGTCATTGTTGCGCTTAGCGCATTAGGAATCGATTCCAACTCGGATCCCCGTTTTGTGAAGAACGGCCATTCCCTGATTGATGCATTCTTACTCTATGCTTTGCCTGATGGCGGTTTCCGTCATACCAAGACAGGTGGCGTCAATGGATTGGCGACCGATCAAGGTACGTATGCACTTGTTGCTTATGACCGTTTCCTGAAACAGAAGAAATCGCTTTATGATATGACGGATGTCACGCTGTCTACTGAACAACCGGCTAATCCCGGTGATTTGATACTTCCGGCAGGCAATACGCCGCAAGTAGCGGTTCCGGATGATTCGGAAGTTTACCGAATACCGGTGACGGCGGCAGACAGCGGCAGACAAATCGGCATTACGATTCCTGGCGGCAAAACATCCGATGTAAAGCTTAGTCTTCCGCTTAACACCGCGCTGCCGCGGATTGAAGCGGTAAAAGGAAATAATTCGATCCTGATTCCGCAAGGCACGCAAGTGACATCCGGAGATTCAGCAGGCATTCAATTGCTTACTACCTTAAATGCTGCCGATTCCGCCTTGCAAAATCAAATGAAGAACATTGTTGCAAGCGGCAAAAAACTGGATGATGTTGCAGTTGCCTTTTCGATGGGCGGAAGCGCACGCGTGCAATTCAATCAGTTCGTTACCTTGACGCTTAAAGGGATGGGCGGCAAAAGCGCTGCTTATATCGAGGGCGGCGTTGCCACTTCGGTTGCGAAATTCGCCAGCGATGCGCTTGGTCTTGCAAGCGGCAAGAACGAATACGCGTACGATAACGGTTCTGATCTGATTATCAAGACCAATCATTTTACGGATTATGTTGCTTTCGCTGAGAGCACTATCGTTGTAGATGGAGGGGGAAGCAATCCTCCGCCTACGGTTACGAAATATGTAACCTTGTCCGTTGACAAATTGACGATCAACAAGGGTTATACCGTTGCAAGCACGAAAATTGAGCTGCGTTCGGGAGATACCGCATGGAGCGTGCTCAAACGGATACTCGACAGCAAAGGCCTGACTTACGAATACGTCTTTACTTCGAAATACAACAGTGTTTATGTACAGTCCATTGCAGGTGACGGTGAATTTGATCATGGCAGCGGAAGCGGATGGATGTACAATGTCAACGGCGTTTACCCAAACTATGGTGCAAGCCTTTATGAGCTTAAAGACGGCGATAAGCTGCAATGGCGTTACACAACGGATTTAGGTATCGATCTAGGAGTTAATCCGGATGATTGGGAAACGCCGGGCGAGAACGGCAATAACAATGGGGATGACGACGGAAATACGGATTTAGGAACGGGAGGAACAGGCGGTACAGGCGGTTCTGAGGGGACAGGTATACCTCCGGCTACAAGCGGATTAGAAAAGCTTTATTCCGATGCTTCCAAAATTTCGTCTTGGGCAAAGCAAGCGATTGAACAGGCATCCGAAAAAGGCTTTGTGCAAGGCAGCGGCGGTAAGTTCCATCCGCAAGATTCGGTTACAAGAGCAGAGTTTGCGAAAATGCTCGTTTCCATTCTGGCTCTGCCAACAACCGCGCCTTCAGCCGGATTTACGGATATAACTACGAAGGATTGGTTCGCGCCTTATGTTAATGCGGTTGCCCAAGCCGGCTATATGAACGGCTATCAGCAGCATTTTAATCCAAACGCAAGCATTACGCGCGAAGAAATGGCCGTGACGATTGTCCGGGCGCTTGGCATCAAAGCGGCACAACCGCAAACCGCGATCAAAGATTTGCAGGGTGCATCGGTATGGGCACAGTCTGATATCGCAACCATCGTAGAAGCGGGATTGATGACAGGATCGTCTGGCAAGTTTGATCCGCATACCGAGGTTACCCGCGAGATGGCAGCCGTAGTGGCAATGCGTTCTTACGATTATAAACAAGCGGGCAATTCCGGCAGCAGTCCGGTTGACGCAAAGCAGCTGGAGGTTCAGGGTCACATCAAGACAACGGCTGCCTTCCTGCAAAAAACCGTAACCGATCCGGTTATTGCGAGCGTAGGCGGAGAATGGACGGTTCTAGGGCTGGCGCGTTCCGGCATGCCCGTGCCGGATTCCTATTTCGCCAAATATTACTCGAACGTAGAGCAGGCGGTAAAAGAAAAAGAAGGTAAGCTTCACTCGGTGAAATACACGGAATACGACCGGGTCATTCTGGCTTTAACGGCCATCGGAAGAGACATTCATAATGTAGCAGGTTATGACCTGACAAAACCTTTGGCGGATTACGAGACCGTAATTAAGCAAGGGATTAATGGACCAATCTTTGCACTGATCGCACTGGACAGCAAGGGTTACTCGATTCCGGCAGATCCCAGTGTGAAAACACAGACTACCAAAGAGCTCCTAATAGATTTTATTCTTAACCGGGAGATTGCAGGCGGAGGCTGGGCACTTGGCGAGAAGCCGACTGAAGCGGACCCGGATATTACGGCAATGGTGCTGCAGGCATTGGCGCCATACTATAACGCTAATCCAACCGTGAAGGCAGCTGTTGAACGCAGCATAACATGGCTTTCCAAAGCACAACAAGCCGATGGCGGTTACGCTAGCGGCGGGGCGGTTAACTCGGAGAGCTCCGCACAAGTTGTTGTCGCATTGACCGCGCTTGGCATTGATCCGCAAACCGATTCCCGTTTTGTGAAAAACGGCCGTAACGTACTGGACGCATTGCTTGGCTACTCGGCATCGGGCGGCGGATTTTACCATGTTAAATCCGGCGGTACCGGTAATGGCGGAGCCCAGCCTGGCGAAGTGGATCTGATGGCAACGGATCAGGCATTTTATGCTCTGGTCGCTTATGACAGGTTCAAAAGCGGAAATACCCGTCTCTATGACATGACAGACGTGAAATAA
- a CDS encoding DUF4430 domain-containing protein, protein MNKKKWLSAMLIIGVLAIAYFWGGNYAKNPTSESAVATTPPPAEELASTPPSNAANQTQSEPGEDPLKQTEADKSSSSGLPSEEPAATGQEQSPSTEKPPATNSDSSHATETVKPAGEPKASPTPSESAKPSGSGSGKGAEATPATKPPAASPEETKDKYQTDPVPSGKPQPVEWQDAKIDKKKPLSVTLSVSAATILNNLDSFNEDKLEVLPKDGVIYPKQKVTFYEGESVFDVLLREMKKNKIHMEFEMTPIYNSNYVEGIHNIYEFDCGELSGWMYKVNGWFPNYGASRYALKDGDVVEWVYTCDLGRDVGGYSAGAGVKS, encoded by the coding sequence ATGAACAAGAAAAAATGGCTGTCCGCAATGCTTATCATCGGAGTGTTGGCGATTGCTTACTTCTGGGGCGGGAATTACGCAAAGAACCCAACCTCGGAGAGCGCGGTTGCGACCACGCCGCCCCCTGCGGAAGAGCTTGCATCAACACCGCCTAGCAACGCGGCAAACCAAACGCAATCTGAACCGGGAGAAGACCCGTTAAAGCAGACGGAAGCCGATAAATCCTCATCAAGCGGTCTACCTTCCGAGGAGCCGGCAGCTACGGGACAAGAGCAGTCTCCCTCGACTGAAAAGCCGCCTGCTACGAATTCGGACAGTAGTCATGCAACGGAGACAGTTAAGCCGGCAGGTGAACCTAAAGCTTCACCAACTCCTTCGGAATCGGCTAAACCCTCCGGCAGCGGGTCCGGGAAGGGGGCAGAAGCGACTCCGGCAACAAAACCTCCGGCTGCTTCGCCTGAAGAGACGAAGGATAAGTATCAGACGGACCCGGTTCCATCAGGAAAGCCCCAGCCGGTAGAGTGGCAGGATGCAAAGATCGACAAGAAGAAGCCACTCTCCGTTACGCTGTCGGTGTCAGCCGCAACGATATTAAACAATCTGGACAGCTTCAACGAAGATAAACTTGAAGTTTTGCCGAAGGACGGCGTTATTTATCCGAAGCAGAAAGTTACCTTTTATGAAGGCGAGTCGGTCTTTGACGTCCTTCTCCGGGAAATGAAGAAGAACAAGATTCATATGGAATTTGAGATGACTCCGATTTATAACAGCAATTATGTCGAAGGTATTCATAATATTTACGAATTCGACTGCGGGGAGCTTAGCGGTTGGATGTATAAAGTGAACGGCTGGTTTCCTAACTATGGAGCGAGCAGGTACGCCTTAAAAGACGGCGACGTTGTAGAGTGGGTATACACTTGCGATCTTGGGCGCGATGTCGGCGGCTATTCCGCGGGAGCAGGGGTTAAGTCATGA
- a CDS encoding ABC transporter ATP-binding protein produces the protein MEIYHIQNVSFTFPLQEREALHSIHLTVQSGEFVTIGGKSGSGKSTLLRQLKPILTPHGKREGSIAFRGEPIQELDQRSQASEIGFVQQNPDNGIVTDKVWHELAFGLESLGLDQQTIRLRVAEMASFFGIQTWFHESVAELSGGQKQLLNLASIMAMHPSVLLLDEPTSQLDPIAAADFIETLRKINQELGTTIIMTEHRLEEVLPVSDRFIVMDDGRIIVDEHPRKAGEALWQMNHPMFTAMPSPMQIYAGVASDSSYPVTVKEGRQWLDSYNKGNLLIHEAASITGGSAVPAPSSSVKQSAIRFKDVWFKYEKNGPDIIKDLSFEVKEGQFYCLVGGNGTGKTTALSLAGGLYRPYRGKVYTGGENVASMKSKELYRNKLAYLPQNPQHLFVKKTVEQDLYEMLSDSAMKKEEKASRVQAVCEFLELQPLLAMHPYDLSGGEQQRAALAKVLLLEPRILLLDEPTKGLDSFFKAKLASYLKQLNATGVTILMVSHDIEFCAKYADVCAMFFDGGITSSGPAKSFFAGNSFYTTSANRMVRHVWRHAVTAEDVIKLCRNKG, from the coding sequence GTGGAGATCTATCACATCCAAAATGTAAGCTTTACGTTTCCGTTGCAGGAAAGGGAAGCTTTGCATTCTATTCATTTAACGGTTCAAAGCGGCGAGTTTGTCACGATTGGCGGAAAATCAGGTAGCGGGAAAAGCACTCTGCTGCGTCAGCTCAAGCCAATCCTGACTCCGCATGGGAAGCGCGAGGGCAGTATTGCTTTCCGCGGGGAGCCTATTCAAGAACTGGACCAGCGTTCGCAAGCTTCCGAAATCGGCTTTGTTCAACAAAATCCCGATAATGGCATCGTTACCGATAAAGTGTGGCATGAGCTGGCTTTTGGGCTCGAAAGCTTAGGCTTAGATCAACAGACCATTCGGCTTCGCGTAGCGGAGATGGCCAGTTTTTTCGGTATACAGACCTGGTTCCATGAGTCGGTTGCGGAGCTGTCCGGCGGTCAGAAGCAGCTTCTTAATCTTGCCTCTATTATGGCCATGCATCCATCGGTATTGCTGCTAGACGAGCCAACCTCACAGCTTGATCCGATTGCCGCAGCTGATTTTATCGAAACCTTGCGTAAAATCAACCAGGAGCTTGGTACGACCATTATAATGACCGAGCATCGGCTTGAAGAGGTGCTTCCGGTATCGGATCGCTTCATTGTCATGGATGACGGCAGGATTATTGTAGATGAGCATCCGCGTAAAGCGGGGGAGGCCTTGTGGCAGATGAATCATCCGATGTTCACAGCGATGCCGTCGCCTATGCAGATTTACGCCGGAGTAGCAAGCGACTCCTCTTATCCGGTAACTGTGAAAGAAGGCCGTCAGTGGCTCGACAGCTACAACAAGGGAAATCTCCTCATCCACGAAGCAGCATCAATTACTGGAGGATCTGCTGTTCCTGCTCCTTCATCATCTGTCAAACAGTCAGCTATCCGATTCAAGGATGTATGGTTCAAATACGAGAAGAATGGCCCTGATATTATTAAAGACTTGTCTTTTGAAGTGAAGGAAGGACAGTTCTATTGTTTAGTTGGCGGTAACGGAACGGGGAAGACGACTGCTCTATCTCTGGCAGGAGGGCTCTATCGGCCCTATCGCGGCAAGGTGTATACCGGAGGAGAAAATGTAGCCTCGATGAAGTCTAAAGAGCTGTATCGGAATAAACTGGCTTACCTTCCGCAAAATCCGCAGCATCTGTTCGTGAAGAAGACGGTTGAACAGGATTTATACGAAATGCTGTCCGATTCCGCAATGAAGAAGGAAGAGAAGGCAAGCAGAGTCCAGGCGGTATGCGAGTTTCTTGAGTTGCAGCCGCTCCTAGCCATGCATCCGTATGACCTCAGTGGAGGGGAGCAGCAAAGAGCGGCGTTAGCAAAAGTGTTGCTGCTTGAGCCTCGGATCCTTCTATTGGATGAGCCAACGAAAGGGCTCGACAGCTTTTTCAAGGCTAAGCTTGCTTCCTACTTGAAGCAGTTGAATGCAACCGGCGTCACGATTCTGATGGTCTCCCATGATATCGAATTTTGCGCCAAATATGCGGATGTATGCGCTATGTTCTTTGACGGCGGCATCACGTCAAGCGGGCCTGCGAAGAGCTTCTTCGCAGGGAACAGCTTCTATACGACATCCGCGAACCGGATGGTGCGTCATGTCTGGCGACATGCGGTAACGGCAGAGGATGTGATCAAGCTATGCAGGAACAAGGGATAG